A region of Arabidopsis thaliana chromosome 5, partial sequence DNA encodes the following proteins:
- a CDS encoding uncharacterized protein (unknown protein; Has 30201 Blast hits to 17322 proteins in 780 species: Archae - 12; Bacteria - 1396; Metazoa - 17338; Fungi - 3422; Plants - 5037; Viruses - 0; Other Eukaryotes - 2996 (source: NCBI BLink).), with protein MKLKRVRYSSCREPPLRSESLCELMLFLIDLSMVRVRGLGDGLGGIVSHSFSSTHDRSWLRTITA; from the coding sequence atgaAGCTGAAAAGAGTAAGGTACTCCTCTTGTAGAGAACCACCGCTAAGGTCGGAGTCTCTTTGTGAGCTGATGCTATTTCTGATTGATTTATCAATGGTTCGTGTGAGAGGATTGGGTGATGGCCTTGGTGGTATCGTCTCCCATTCTTTTTCCTCCACACATGATAGATCATGGCTTAGAACAATAACCGCATAG
- a CDS encoding RING/U-box superfamily protein (RING/U-box superfamily protein; FUNCTIONS IN: zinc ion binding; LOCATED IN: endomembrane system; CONTAINS InterPro DOMAIN/s: Zinc finger, RING-type (InterPro:IPR001841), Zinc finger, C3HC4 RING-type (InterPro:IPR018957); BEST Arabidopsis thaliana protein match is: RING/U-box superfamily protein (TAIR:AT5G41450.1); Has 1807 Blast hits to 1807 proteins in 277 species: Archae - 0; Bacteria - 0; Metazoa - 736; Fungi - 347; Plants - 385; Viruses - 0; Other Eukaryotes - 339 (source: NCBI BLink).): MIESMPSLDVSSIVVTGAILIVLFTLYIISDSCNKYIQPPTELALETHQNSHPSLPPLPVPLPLPLPQPQPQPQQDNETGHLMPLHSQLEFKIGYRASIEEMEFKDIEKEGFDEIGCSICLEELEDGHEIIRIKKCRHVFHRSCIDSWLKQNRSCPNCRCF; encoded by the coding sequence ATGATAGAATCTATGCCCTCGCTGGATGTGTCTTCAATAGTCGTTACAGGGGCCATTTTAATAGTCTTGTTCACCTTATATATCATCTCTGACTCTTGCAACAAGTATATTCAACCTCCTACGGAACTAGCTCTTGAGACACATCAAAACTCTCATCCCTCACTTCCTCCTCTGCCTGTGCCTCTGCCTCTGCCTCTGCCTCAGCCTCAGCCTCAGCCTCAGCAAGACAATGAAACCGGACATCTAATGCCGCTTCATTCTCAACTAGAATTTAAAATCGGTTATAGGGCATCGATCGAGGAAATGGAGTTTAaagatattgaaaaagaagGATTTGATGAGATTGGTTGTTCAATTTGTCTTGAAGAGTTAGAAGATGGCCATGAGATTATCCGTATAAAGAAGTGTAGACATGTTTTCCATCGTTCTTGTATTGATTCTTGGCTGAAACAGAATCGAAGCTGCCCAAATTGTCGATGTTTTTGa
- a CDS encoding RING/U-box superfamily protein (RING/U-box superfamily protein; FUNCTIONS IN: zinc ion binding; LOCATED IN: endomembrane system; CONTAINS InterPro DOMAIN/s: Zinc finger, RING-type (InterPro:IPR001841), Zinc finger, C3HC4 RING-type (InterPro:IPR018957); BEST Arabidopsis thaliana protein match is: RING/U-box superfamily protein (TAIR:AT5G41450.1); Has 1807 Blast hits to 1807 proteins in 277 species: Archae - 0; Bacteria - 0; Metazoa - 736; Fungi - 347; Plants - 385; Viruses - 0; Other Eukaryotes - 339 (source: NCBI BLink).) encodes MLPVIMIIGTGYIVYYTIVGFWVIVFIVLLCCRTPPPPPPPPPPQQDIETGHIPAINKTTVETIIKVEDVEEGDEGCCSICLEEFKIGHELMCIKKCRHVFHRFCMLSWIDANRNCPICRCSVD; translated from the coding sequence ATGCTGCCAGTGATAATGATCATAGGGACCGGATATATCGTTTACTACACCATAGTAGGCTTTTGGGTAATCGTATTCATCGTTCTATTGTGCTGCAGAACTCCTCCTCCtccccctcctcctcctcctcctcaacAAGACATTGAAACTGGACATATTCCAGCGATCAATAAAACCACGGTCGAGACGATCATAAAGGTTGAAGATGTCGAAGAAGGAGATGAGGGTTGCTGTTCAATTTGTCTAGAAGAGTTCAAGATTGGCCACGAGCTTATGTGCATAAAGAAGTGTAGGCATGTTTTTCATCGCTTTTGTATGCTTTCTTGGATTGATGCGAATCGAAATTGTCCTATTTGTCGTTGTTCTGTTGATTGA
- a CDS encoding RING/U-box superfamily protein (RING/U-box superfamily protein; FUNCTIONS IN: zinc ion binding; LOCATED IN: endomembrane system; CONTAINS InterPro DOMAIN/s: Zinc finger, RING-type (InterPro:IPR001841), Zinc finger, C3HC4 RING-type (InterPro:IPR018957); BEST Arabidopsis thaliana protein match is: RING/U-box superfamily protein (TAIR:AT5G41430.1); Has 1807 Blast hits to 1807 proteins in 277 species: Archae - 0; Bacteria - 0; Metazoa - 736; Fungi - 347; Plants - 385; Viruses - 0; Other Eukaryotes - 339 (source: NCBI BLink).), translating into MMESPPSDNLDFFSTVLFLFIYMVFPIAITVIFIYKLCIDLSQQPPTEIARETHQNSHPPPDQLQQDIETGHVTLPQPQQNIAVGYMTWIHETTILEFKDIKEGSNKIFCPICLEEFEDGHEIIRINMCRHVFHRFCIDPWLNQNLTCPNCRCSLTARKRKEGE; encoded by the coding sequence ATGATGGAGTCTCCACCGTCAGATAATCTGGATTTTTTTTCGACagtattgtttttatttatatatatggtatttCCAATTGCCATTACAGtaatctttatttataaactttgCATAGATCTTAGTCAGCAACCTCCTACGGAAATAGCTCGTGAGACACACCAAAATTCTCATCCACCACCTGATCAGCTTCAACAAGACATTGAGACTGGACATGTAACGCTGCCTCAGCctcaacaaaacattgcagTCGGATATATGACATGGATCCATGAAACGACAATTTTAGAGTTTAAAGATATAAAAGAAGGATCCAATAAGATTTTTTGTCCAATATGTCTTGAAGAGTTTGAAGATGGCCATGAGATAATTCGTATAAATATGTGTAGACATGTTTTTCATCGTTTTTGTATTGATCCTTGGCTCAATCAGAATCTAACCTGCCCGAATTGTCGATGCTCCCTTACTGCAAGAAAGAGGAAAGAGGGTGAGTag
- a CDS encoding transferring glycosyl group transferase (DUF604) (Protein of unknown function (DUF604); CONTAINS InterPro DOMAIN/s: Protein of unknown function DUF604 (InterPro:IPR006740); BEST Arabidopsis thaliana protein match is: Protein of unknown function (DUF604) (TAIR:AT4G23490.1); Has 1807 Blast hits to 1807 proteins in 277 species: Archae - 0; Bacteria - 0; Metazoa - 736; Fungi - 347; Plants - 385; Viruses - 0; Other Eukaryotes - 339 (source: NCBI BLink).), whose product MKLNNQKDPAEKLMWERTLSGSGSPTRPVSKLMVTLLLLVSATYVVYTLKLISNSRACQVEPFSAVVRRLNDIVNSSQPLILFHTNQTAVIKSYASPPPSPPPPPPPPQTGFQHVVFGIAASARLWKQRKEYIKIWYKPNQMRSYVWLEKPVTEEDEEDEISLPPVKISGDTSKFPYKNKQGHRSAIRISRIVTETLKLGLKDVRWFVMGDDDTVFVAENLIRVLRKYDHNQMYYIGSLSESHLQNIYFSYGMAYGGGGFAISYPLAVALSKMQDRCIKRYPALYGSDDRMQACMAELGVPLTKELGFHQYDVYGNLFGLLAAHPVAPLVTLHHLDVVEPIFPNMTRVDALKHLQVPAKLDSAGLMQQSICYDKRRKWTVSVSWGFAVQIFRGIFSAREIEMPSRTFLNWYRRADYTAYAFNTRPVSRHPCQKPFVFYMTSTRVHRVTNMTVSRYEIHRVAHPECRWKMANPSDIKTVIVYKKPDPHLWDRSPRRNCCRVKSKKNNTLEISVAVCKEGEVVEVV is encoded by the exons ATGAAGCTGAATAACCAGAAAGATCCAGCAGAGAAGCTAATGTGGGAACGGACTTTATCCGGATCCGGTTCACCGACCCGACCCGTATCCAAACTTATGGTAACgctcctcctcctcgtctCCGCCACTTACGTTGTCTACACACTAAAGCTTATCTCAAACTCACGTGCTTGTCAAGTGGAGCCATTCTCCGCCGTTGTTCGTCGTCTCAACGACATTGTCAACTCATCTCAACCGTTGATTCTCTTCCACACAAATCAAACGGCTGTAATCAAATCATACGCCTCTCCACCAccttcaccaccaccaccacctccgcCACCGCAAACCGGTTTCCAACACGTGGTTTTCGGTATCGCCGCGTCGGCAAGACTatggaaacagagaaaagagtACATCAAGATTTGgtacaaaccaaaccaaatgcGTAGTTATGTCTGGTTAGAAAAACCAGTTactgaagaagacgaagaagacgaaattAGCCTCCCGCCGGTGAAAATCTCCGGCGATACATCGAAGTTTCcgtataaaaacaaacaaggaCACAGATCGGCGATTAGAATTTCAAGAATCGTTACGGAGACACTTAAATTAGGACTCAAAGATGTGAGATGGTTCGTTATGGGAGACGATGATACAGTCTTTGTCGCCGAGAATCTAATCAGAGTTTTGAGAAAATACGATCATAATCAAATGTATTACATCGGCAGTTTATCGGAGAGTCATCTTCAGAACATTTATTTCTCTTATGGAATGGCTTATGGCGGTGGAGGATTTGCTATAAGTTATCCATTAGCGGTGGCTTTGAGCAAAATGCAAGATCGGTGTATTAAAAGGTATCCGGCGTTGTACGGTTCCGATGATCGGATGCAAGCTTGCATGGCTGAACTCGGTGTTCCACTCACTAAAGAACTCGGTTTTCACCAG TACGATGTGTATGGCAATCTCTTTGGATTACTAGCGGCTCACCCGGTGGCTCCACTGGTTACGCTTCATCACCTCGACGTGGTCGAACCGATTTTCCCAAACATGACACGTGTTGATGCCTTGAAGCATCTACAAGTCCCGGCAAAGCTAGACTCTGCTGGACTTATGCAACAGTCGATATGCTATGACAAACGCCGCAAATGGACTGTTTCCGTCTCTTGGGGATTCGCGGTTCAGATTTTCCGCGGAATCTTTTCGGCTCGAGAGATTGAAATGCCGTCGAGAACTTTCTTAAATTG GTATCGACGGGCGGATTACACGGCATACGCTTTCAACACCCGACCCGTGAGTCGTCATCCGTGCCAGAAACCGTTTGTGTTCTATATGACATCAACCAGAGTTCATCGGGTGACAAATATGACAGTGAGCCGTTATGAAATCCACCGCGTGGCTCATCCCGAGTGTCGGTGGAAGATGGCTAATCCCAGCGACATTAAGACAGTCATTGTTTACAAGAAACCGGACCCTCATCTTTGGGACAGG TCTCCTAGAAGAAATTGTTGTAGggtgaaatcaaagaagaacaatacTTTGGAGATTAGTGTTGCAGTTTGCAAAGAAGGTGAAGTGGTTGAAGTCGTGTAA